The Halococcus hamelinensis 100A6 genome has a window encoding:
- the carB gene encoding carbamoyl-phosphate synthase large subunit, with the protein MTHADRTILLIGSGPIQIGQAAEFDYSGAQACRALAEEGARVVLVNSNPATIMTDPEMADAVYIEPITTEAIAEIIEKERPDGVIAGLGGQTGLNVTAELAEEGVLEEYDVEIMGTPLDTIYATEDRELFRHRMEEVGQPVAKSVTIESVEAVEDAVEAVGGLPVIMRTTYTLGGSGSGVVEEMDELKESVRKGLRLSRNGEVLITESIAGWVELEYEVMRDADDSCIIICNMENLDPMGIHTGESMVVTPSQVIPDDGHQAMRTAALDVIRELGIQGGCNIQFAWRDDGSPGGEYRVVEVNPRVSRSSALASKATGYPIARVTAKVALGKRLHEIENEITGETTAAFEPAIDYVVTKIPRWPNQKFADVDFELGTAMKSTGEAMSIGRTFEESLLKALRSTEYEPDVDWADLDDAALEAEYLERPTPDRPYAMFEAFGRGYSVDEVSEFTGIKPWYVERYARIAEAAGAAAEGDFEPAADVGFTNQEVAALAAGDEGALTRADGAGGITTDEAPIDEVENSVSPRDFKQVDTCAGEFAASTPYYYSARERVSGIDHDEVQVNRDVESVVIVGGGPIRIGQGVEFDYCTVHAVRALREMGIEAHVVNNNPETVSTDYDTSDGLFFEPITPEEVADVVETTGADGVMVQFGGQTSVDIGRGLEAELDRRGLDCDVLGTTVEAMDLAENRDRFNRLMDDLGIAQPAGGAAESEAEALDLAHEIGYPVLVRPSYVLGGRAMDVVYDDEDLKSYVEEAVRVSPDQPILVDQFLEGAVELDVDAVADGDEVLIGGIMEHVESAGVHSGDSACMIPPESLDSEVLGRVREVVEDIADALDTVGLLNVQLAVKGDEVYVLEANPRSSRTVPFVSKATGVPIAKLAAQVMAGASLAELEVTEQVPEQTSVKEVVLPFDRLPGSDPRLGPEMKSTGEVMGTADSFGKAYGKAQSATNKPVPTGGTAVIDLSDPEFPDPESEAGRELHDGFAEHFELREFDDLETAIMEGEVDLVVSRNRDALEVCVEEEVTYFSTAASARAALSALDAQDEDSAVEAVGDRPTVQGHWGA; encoded by the coding sequence ATGACACACGCAGACCGGACCATCCTGCTCATCGGCAGCGGCCCGATCCAGATCGGGCAGGCCGCGGAGTTCGACTACTCGGGGGCGCAGGCGTGCCGCGCGCTCGCCGAGGAGGGCGCACGCGTCGTCCTCGTCAACTCGAACCCCGCGACGATCATGACCGACCCCGAGATGGCCGACGCGGTCTACATCGAGCCCATCACCACCGAGGCCATCGCGGAGATCATCGAGAAGGAACGCCCGGACGGCGTGATCGCGGGGCTCGGCGGGCAGACGGGACTCAACGTCACCGCCGAGCTCGCCGAGGAGGGCGTGTTGGAGGAATACGACGTCGAGATCATGGGCACCCCGCTCGACACCATCTACGCCACCGAGGATCGCGAACTGTTCCGCCACCGGATGGAGGAGGTCGGCCAGCCCGTCGCGAAGTCGGTGACGATCGAATCCGTCGAGGCAGTCGAGGACGCCGTCGAGGCGGTCGGCGGCCTCCCGGTGATCATGCGGACGACCTACACCCTCGGGGGGAGCGGGTCGGGCGTCGTCGAGGAGATGGACGAACTGAAGGAGAGCGTCCGGAAGGGGCTGCGGCTCTCGCGCAACGGCGAGGTGTTGATCACCGAGTCGATCGCGGGCTGGGTCGAGCTGGAGTACGAGGTGATGCGCGACGCCGACGACTCGTGTATCATCATCTGCAACATGGAGAACCTCGACCCGATGGGGATCCACACCGGCGAGTCGATGGTCGTCACGCCCTCGCAGGTGATCCCCGACGACGGCCACCAGGCGATGCGGACCGCCGCGCTCGACGTGATCCGCGAGCTCGGTATCCAGGGCGGCTGTAACATCCAGTTCGCCTGGCGCGACGACGGCTCGCCCGGCGGCGAGTACCGCGTGGTGGAGGTCAACCCCCGCGTCTCGCGTTCGTCGGCGCTCGCCTCGAAGGCCACCGGCTACCCGATCGCGCGCGTGACCGCGAAGGTCGCGCTCGGCAAGCGCCTCCACGAGATCGAAAACGAGATCACCGGGGAGACCACCGCCGCCTTCGAGCCCGCGATCGACTACGTCGTCACCAAGATCCCGCGGTGGCCGAACCAGAAGTTCGCGGACGTCGACTTCGAACTCGGGACGGCGATGAAGAGCACCGGGGAAGCGATGTCGATCGGGCGGACGTTCGAGGAATCCCTCCTGAAGGCGCTCCGTTCGACCGAGTACGAACCCGACGTCGACTGGGCCGACCTCGACGACGCGGCGCTCGAAGCCGAGTACCTCGAACGGCCGACCCCCGACAGACCCTACGCGATGTTCGAGGCATTCGGGCGGGGATACTCGGTCGACGAGGTCTCCGAGTTCACGGGGATCAAGCCGTGGTACGTCGAGCGCTACGCCCGGATCGCCGAGGCCGCGGGCGCGGCCGCCGAGGGCGACTTCGAGCCCGCGGCCGACGTGGGCTTCACCAACCAGGAGGTCGCGGCGCTCGCCGCGGGCGACGAGGGTGCGCTGACGCGGGCCGACGGTGCTGGGGGTATTACGACGGATGAGGCCCCGATCGACGAGGTCGAGAATAGCGTCTCGCCGCGTGATTTCAAACAGGTCGACACCTGTGCCGGCGAGTTCGCCGCCTCGACGCCGTACTACTACTCCGCGCGCGAACGCGTCTCGGGCATCGACCACGACGAGGTGCAGGTGAACCGCGACGTCGAGAGCGTGGTGATCGTCGGCGGCGGCCCCATCAGGATCGGCCAGGGCGTCGAGTTCGACTACTGTACCGTGCACGCCGTGCGCGCGCTCCGCGAGATGGGGATCGAAGCCCACGTCGTCAACAACAACCCCGAGACCGTCTCGACGGACTACGACACCTCCGATGGCCTGTTCTTCGAGCCGATCACCCCCGAGGAGGTCGCCGACGTGGTCGAGACTACCGGGGCCGACGGTGTGATGGTCCAGTTCGGCGGCCAGACCTCGGTCGACATCGGCCGCGGGCTGGAGGCCGAACTCGACCGCCGTGGACTCGATTGCGACGTTCTGGGAACCACCGTCGAGGCGATGGACCTCGCGGAGAACCGGGACAGGTTCAACCGGTTGATGGACGACCTCGGGATCGCCCAGCCCGCGGGCGGGGCGGCCGAGAGCGAGGCCGAAGCCCTCGACCTCGCCCACGAGATCGGCTATCCCGTCCTGGTGCGTCCGAGCTACGTTCTCGGCGGACGCGCGATGGACGTCGTCTACGACGACGAGGACCTGAAGAGCTACGTCGAAGAGGCCGTCAGAGTGAGCCCCGACCAGCCGATCCTGGTCGACCAGTTCCTCGAAGGGGCGGTCGAACTCGACGTCGACGCCGTGGCCGACGGTGATGAGGTCCTGATCGGCGGGATCATGGAACACGTCGAGTCGGCGGGGGTTCACTCGGGCGATTCGGCCTGCATGATACCCCCGGAATCGCTCGACAGCGAAGTGCTCGGTCGGGTTCGTGAAGTGGTCGAGGACATCGCGGACGCGCTCGATACGGTGGGGCTGCTCAACGTCCAGCTCGCGGTGAAGGGCGACGAGGTCTACGTCCTGGAGGCGAATCCCCGCTCCTCGCGGACGGTGCCGTTCGTCTCGAAGGCCACCGGGGTGCCGATCGCCAAACTCGCCGCCCAGGTGATGGCCGGTGCCTCGCTCGCCGAACTGGAGGTCACCGAGCAGGTCCCCGAACAGACCAGCGTCAAGGAGGTCGTGCTGCCGTTCGACCGCCTGCCGGGCAGCGACCCGCGGCTGGGCCCCGAGATGAAGAGCACGGGTGAGGTGATGGGCACCGCCGACAGTTTCGGCAAGGCCTACGGGAAGGCCCAGTCCGCGACGAACAAACCCGTCCCGACGGGCGGCACCGCCGTCATCGACCTCTCGGACCCCGAGTTCCCCGACCCCGAGAGCGAGGCCGGGCGTGAACTCCACGATGGATTCGCCGAGCACTTCGAGCTCCGCGAGTTCGACGACCTCGAAACAGCGATCATGGAGGGCGAGGTGGACCTCGTCGTCTCGCGGAACCGGGACGCGCTCGAGGTCTGTGTCGAGGAGGAGGTCACCTACTTCTCGACGGCGGCGAGCGCGCGGGCCGCGCTGTCGGCGCTCGACGCCCAGGACGAGGATTCGGCGGTCGAGGCGGTCGGCGACCGGCCGACGGTGCAGGGCCACTGGGGCGCGTAA
- a CDS encoding DUF5815 family protein: protein MTKPRVPGSRETGIDLPCGESVAVSALDMGLREFECSCGARHAVVMDVHPLSRFVPESLVSVLETAIEPSDGGTFDTRHLMGVVLEEFPEEVVGEDVSEDTDVGYAWVWVAEFDSRRLHEVVVELVVELMDHAVSHAEDDAARREFESQLHEFDVEAFVDAYRRERDFERGTDTPV from the coding sequence ATGACCAAGCCGCGCGTCCCGGGCAGCCGCGAGACCGGGATCGACCTCCCGTGCGGGGAGTCGGTCGCGGTCTCGGCCCTCGACATGGGGCTCCGGGAGTTCGAGTGTTCGTGTGGCGCGCGCCACGCCGTCGTGATGGACGTCCACCCGCTGAGCCGGTTCGTGCCCGAGTCCCTCGTCTCGGTGCTCGAAACCGCGATCGAACCCAGTGACGGCGGCACGTTCGATACCCGTCACCTCATGGGCGTCGTGCTGGAGGAGTTCCCCGAGGAAGTCGTCGGCGAGGACGTCTCCGAGGACACCGACGTGGGTTACGCGTGGGTCTGGGTCGCCGAGTTCGACTCGCGCCGCCTCCACGAGGTGGTGGTCGAGCTCGTCGTCGAGCTGATGGACCACGCCGTGAGCCACGCCGAGGACGACGCGGCCCGGCGCGAGTTCGAATCCCAGCTTCACGAGTTCGACGTCGAGGCGTTCGTCGACGCCTATCGCCGCGAACGCGACTTCGAGCGCGGAACCGACACGCCCGTCTGA
- a CDS encoding DUF7124 domain-containing protein, which yields MEGGSGDMTLAFELDALEALANPTEVFSDARRWTEYIGVVSDEPTYVVTNFTRKNRIRQDFFSGPRGRRESLENVKNQFDTDRHVFVGTGQDDIDLASEVDWEYLAVTDAADAAGWTLDDGDDEPEPEPETRDDWP from the coding sequence ATGGAAGGCGGCAGCGGCGACATGACGCTGGCGTTCGAGCTCGACGCCCTCGAAGCGCTCGCGAACCCCACCGAGGTGTTCTCCGACGCGCGACGATGGACCGAGTACATCGGGGTGGTCTCGGACGAACCCACCTACGTCGTCACGAACTTCACCCGGAAGAACCGGATCCGCCAGGACTTCTTCTCCGGGCCGCGCGGCCGGCGCGAGAGCCTCGAAAACGTCAAGAACCAGTTCGACACCGACCGCCACGTCTTCGTCGGCACGGGGCAGGACGACATCGACCTCGCCAGCGAGGTCGACTGGGAGTACCTCGCGGTCACCGACGCCGCCGACGCCGCGGGCTGGACGCTCGACGACGGCGACGACGAACCGGAGCCCGAACCCGAGACCCGCGACGATTGGCCCTGA
- a CDS encoding NAD(P)/FAD-dependent oxidoreductase, whose protein sequence is MPTSYVIIGDGIAGSSAAETIREGDPDADVTVITDEGEALYNRILIKEFAKGKLPEAPMSIHQPGWYDDRDIDLRLNTLVTAIDTDAHSLHTHAGDSFDYDKLLIATGGTPTQLPVENSDAEGIHHFWTFEDARSIAEDVNEAEKGVVVGAGLLGIDFAAICGAQEVEANYLMRGECWWRYALSPEGARIIHEALEAKNVTPVFDSGVDSFEVDDAGHVTAAVAPDGETYDCDFVGIAIGLDFNLEVLQGTDIELDEGVVVDEHMQTSVEDVYAAGDLTRFYDVILGEHAQNGSWGSAKEQGTVAGKNMLADAPEAEFRWVSSYSITHFDFPFLSFGHPTIGDDSVEASFGDDEWRRLALKDGKIVGGVLIGNLAPQSKYKKLIREERDVSDCKDLLMEPEVDLDELATPAGQ, encoded by the coding sequence ATGCCTACCTCGTACGTAATCATCGGCGATGGGATCGCCGGGAGCTCCGCGGCCGAGACCATCCGCGAGGGCGACCCCGACGCCGACGTCACGGTGATCACCGACGAGGGCGAAGCCCTCTACAACCGTATCCTGATCAAGGAGTTCGCGAAGGGCAAACTCCCCGAGGCCCCGATGTCGATCCACCAGCCCGGCTGGTACGACGACCGCGACATCGACCTCCGGCTCAACACGCTCGTCACCGCCATCGACACCGACGCCCACAGCCTCCACACCCACGCGGGCGACAGCTTCGATTACGACAAACTCCTCATCGCGACCGGCGGCACCCCGACCCAACTCCCCGTCGAGAACAGCGACGCCGAGGGGATCCACCACTTCTGGACGTTCGAGGACGCACGCAGCATCGCCGAGGACGTGAACGAGGCCGAGAAGGGGGTCGTGGTCGGTGCCGGACTCCTCGGGATCGACTTCGCGGCGATCTGCGGTGCCCAGGAGGTCGAGGCCAACTACCTGATGCGCGGCGAGTGCTGGTGGCGCTACGCGCTCTCGCCCGAGGGCGCACGGATCATCCACGAGGCGCTCGAAGCAAAGAACGTCACGCCGGTCTTCGACAGCGGCGTCGATAGCTTCGAGGTCGACGACGCGGGCCACGTCACCGCCGCCGTCGCGCCGGACGGCGAGACCTACGACTGCGACTTCGTCGGGATCGCCATCGGCCTCGACTTCAACCTCGAGGTCCTCCAGGGCACCGACATCGAACTCGACGAGGGCGTCGTGGTCGACGAACACATGCAAACGTCCGTCGAGGACGTCTACGCTGCGGGCGACCTCACCCGCTTTTACGACGTGATCCTCGGAGAGCACGCCCAGAACGGCTCGTGGGGCAGCGCGAAGGAACAGGGCACCGTCGCGGGCAAGAACATGCTCGCCGACGCGCCCGAGGCCGAGTTTCGCTGGGTCTCCTCTTACTCTATCACCCACTTCGATTTCCCCTTCCTCTCGTTCGGCCATCCCACCATCGGCGACGACTCCGTCGAGGCCTCCTTCGGCGACGACGAGTGGCGACGGCTCGCGCTCAAGGACGGCAAGATCGTCGGCGGCGTCCTCATCGGCAACCTCGCGCCCCAGAGCAAGTACAAGAAGCTCATCCGCGAGGAGCGCGACGTCAGCGACTGCAAGGACCTCCTGATGGAACCCGAGGTCGACCTCGACGAGCTCGCGACGCCCGCCGGCCAGTAG
- a CDS encoding DUF6149 family protein, with protein sequence MKLNQTVRHFAAKQALSTPVVGNLATQGLVRLHTGVFMGKADPEHAEERKAHLDGLFDATMESYLAALRDGFTEAEAREITHIQANFDFYDHGWVEMMEFPVDELDDHHDRFGEFFDRFAITVEDPLGAFAPAGGLPDAPATPEKLDDPDQPNAVGGYADETYVDGPDGEVLVGGADDPEEVDLSDAPGVTADDVED encoded by the coding sequence ATGAAACTCAATCAGACCGTCCGGCACTTCGCGGCGAAGCAGGCGCTCTCGACGCCCGTCGTCGGCAACCTCGCGACGCAGGGGCTCGTCCGGCTCCACACCGGCGTGTTCATGGGCAAGGCCGACCCCGAGCACGCCGAGGAGCGCAAAGCCCACCTCGACGGGCTGTTCGACGCCACGATGGAGAGCTATCTGGCGGCGCTCCGGGACGGCTTCACCGAGGCCGAAGCCCGCGAGATCACCCACATCCAGGCCAACTTCGACTTCTACGACCACGGCTGGGTCGAGATGATGGAGTTCCCGGTCGACGAACTCGACGACCACCACGACCGCTTCGGCGAGTTCTTCGATCGGTTCGCGATCACGGTCGAGGACCCGCTCGGCGCGTTCGCGCCCGCCGGTGGACTCCCCGATGCCCCCGCGACCCCCGAGAAACTCGACGACCCCGACCAACCGAACGCCGTCGGGGGCTACGCCGACGAGACCTACGTCGACGGCCCGGACGGCGAGGTCCTCGTCGGTGGTGCCGACGACCCCGAGGAGGTCGACCTCAGCGACGCGCCCGGCGTCACCGCCGACGACGTCGAGGACTAA
- a CDS encoding adenylate kinase gives MSENQPNVLLLGPPGAGKGTQSTNVADEYDIPHVTTGDALRANRDMETEFGTPREFMEAGELVPDPVVNEIVAEAVSESEGYVLDGYPRNEEQAEYLADITALDVVCLLDVDESVVVDRLTGRRVCPECGTNYHVEFNQPEEAGVCDECGSELVQRDDDTEETVKDRLRVYHESTEPVIEYYREAGVLETVDGEGSPEEVWEELRATIDAAV, from the coding sequence ATGAGCGAGAACCAACCCAACGTTCTGCTGCTCGGACCGCCGGGCGCGGGCAAGGGAACCCAGAGCACGAACGTCGCCGACGAGTATGACATCCCGCACGTCACGACCGGGGACGCGCTCCGGGCGAACAGGGACATGGAGACCGAGTTCGGCACGCCACGCGAGTTCATGGAGGCCGGCGAACTCGTGCCCGACCCCGTGGTGAACGAGATCGTCGCGGAGGCGGTCTCGGAATCCGAGGGCTACGTGCTCGATGGCTACCCCCGGAACGAGGAGCAGGCGGAGTACCTCGCCGACATCACCGCGCTCGACGTGGTCTGTCTGCTCGACGTCGACGAGTCCGTGGTGGTCGACCGGCTCACCGGCCGGCGGGTCTGTCCCGAGTGCGGTACGAACTACCACGTCGAGTTCAACCAGCCCGAGGAGGCGGGCGTCTGCGATGAGTGCGGTAGCGAACTCGTCCAGCGCGACGACGACACCGAGGAGACGGTCAAGGACCGGCTGCGGGTCTACCACGAGAGCACCGAGCCCGTGATCGAGTACTACCGCGAGGCGGGCGTCCTCGAAACGGTCGACGGCGAGGGCTCCCCCGAGGAAGTCTGGGAGGAGCTCCGAGCGACGATCGACGCCGCGGTCTGA
- a CDS encoding DUF106 domain-containing protein: MGRTGEKARSLVAEDPAFAEALTVVLDRAGHTDDDPEPDGGTRPHTVQWGDVSDELTSGQWGRLIETGILHDADGDGFAVSDPAEVREALGDDAVDTSATDDDDGGTWTTYDKLAAVGAVALLPSYYFDPIRNAVGGTADLVLGPFDAILPFYAVIFVLSVLTGLYTVLFQSALMDTEQMGDIQERMSDIQERQKDARERGDDAALERIQQEQMDAMGDQLGMFKLMFRPMVWIMLVTIPAFVWMYWKLGVHGGGGVEHIAQGERHIVMPMIGRMAWTGAEGRILGLLPVWLAWYFICSFAFRLVIQKTLNLQTTPQTG, from the coding sequence ATGGGACGAACAGGCGAGAAAGCACGCTCGCTGGTCGCCGAGGACCCGGCGTTCGCCGAGGCGCTCACCGTGGTGCTCGACCGGGCCGGGCACACGGACGACGACCCCGAGCCCGACGGCGGCACGCGACCGCACACGGTGCAGTGGGGCGACGTCAGCGACGAACTCACCTCGGGACAGTGGGGCCGGCTCATCGAGACCGGTATCCTCCACGACGCCGACGGCGACGGCTTCGCGGTCTCTGACCCCGCCGAGGTCCGCGAAGCGCTTGGCGACGACGCCGTGGACACGTCGGCGACCGACGACGACGACGGCGGGACGTGGACGACCTACGACAAGCTCGCGGCGGTCGGCGCGGTCGCCCTCCTGCCCTCGTATTACTTCGACCCGATACGGAACGCGGTCGGCGGGACCGCCGACCTCGTGCTGGGCCCGTTCGACGCGATCCTGCCGTTCTACGCCGTGATCTTCGTGCTCTCGGTGCTCACCGGGCTCTACACCGTGCTCTTTCAGTCCGCGCTCATGGACACCGAGCAGATGGGCGACATCCAGGAGCGAATGAGCGACATCCAGGAGCGCCAGAAGGACGCACGCGAGCGCGGCGACGACGCGGCGCTCGAACGCATCCAGCAGGAGCAGATGGACGCGATGGGCGACCAGCTCGGGATGTTCAAGCTGATGTTCCGGCCGATGGTCTGGATCATGCTGGTGACGATCCCGGCGTTCGTCTGGATGTACTGGAAGCTCGGGGTTCACGGCGGTGGCGGGGTCGAGCACATCGCCCAGGGCGAACGCCACATCGTCATGCCGATGATCGGCCGGATGGCGTGGACGGGTGCGGAGGGCCGGATCCTGGGGCTGCTCCCGGTCTGGCTCGCCTGGTACTTCATCTGCTCGTTCGCCTTCCGGCTGGTGATCCAGAAGACGCTCAACCTCCAGACCACCCCGCAGACGGGCTGA
- the cmk gene encoding (d)CMP kinase: MFVTISGPAGGGKSTTAAALAETLGYDHVSGGDIFREVAAERGLTALELNRQAEEDDAIDRALDRRQRAVAEARDDVVLESRLAGWMAGDFADLKIWLDAPLDVRAARIADREDKSLDVAREETHARAESEARRYREYYGIEFTDRSIYDLVVSTARWSPEGVLRVLEEACAAYDPTVDEGGVEIDAAYDL, translated from the coding sequence ATGTTTGTTACCATCTCTGGACCGGCGGGCGGCGGTAAATCCACGACCGCCGCGGCACTCGCGGAGACGCTCGGTTACGACCATGTCAGCGGCGGCGACATCTTTCGGGAAGTCGCCGCCGAGCGAGGGCTGACGGCGCTCGAACTCAACCGGCAGGCCGAGGAGGACGACGCGATCGACCGGGCGCTCGACCGCCGCCAGCGCGCGGTCGCCGAGGCGCGCGACGACGTTGTGCTCGAATCCCGGCTTGCTGGCTGGATGGCGGGCGACTTCGCTGACCTCAAGATCTGGCTTGATGCACCGCTCGACGTTCGTGCCGCCCGGATCGCCGACCGCGAGGACAAATCACTCGACGTAGCCCGTGAGGAAACCCACGCCCGCGCCGAGAGCGAGGCCCGGCGCTACCGGGAGTACTACGGGATCGAGTTCACCGATCGCTCGATCTACGACCTCGTGGTGAGCACCGCCCGCTGGAGCCCGGAGGGCGTCTTACGAGTGCTTGAGGAAGCGTGTGCCGCTTACGACCCCACGGTAGACGAGGGCGGCGTCGAGATCGACGCCGCGTACGACCTGTGA
- a CDS encoding RNA-guided pseudouridylation complex pseudouridine synthase subunit Cbf5 — translation MRGSPDERTPAANRSFGVVNLDKPPGPSAHQVTGWVRDLVGVERAAHAGTLDPKVTGCLPILLGDATRMAQVFLEGDKEYVAVLELHKPAPANVENVLAEFEGPIYQKPPKKSAVARRLRVRTIHDLTPLETEERRILLRIRCESGTYVRKLCHDLGLALGTGGHMGDLRRTSTTPFDDTKLVSLHDLADALAFADDGDPEPLSDVVRPAERALTHLPRVTIADSAAREVAEGAPVYAPGVLDVENTDPETVDPKDDEPLVACYTPDGAAVCLGRFVGDPDADSGTVVDLERVLV, via the coding sequence ATGCGGGGTTCGCCCGACGAGCGCACGCCCGCGGCGAACCGGTCGTTCGGGGTCGTGAACCTCGACAAGCCGCCCGGACCCTCGGCCCACCAGGTCACCGGCTGGGTTCGCGACCTCGTCGGCGTCGAGCGCGCCGCCCACGCCGGTACCCTCGACCCGAAGGTCACGGGCTGCCTCCCGATCCTGCTCGGCGACGCCACCCGGATGGCCCAGGTCTTCCTCGAAGGCGACAAGGAGTACGTCGCCGTTCTGGAACTCCACAAGCCGGCCCCCGCGAACGTCGAGAACGTCCTCGCCGAGTTCGAGGGACCGATCTACCAGAAACCGCCGAAGAAGAGCGCGGTCGCGCGTCGCCTCCGAGTCCGGACGATCCACGACCTCACGCCGCTCGAAACCGAGGAGCGCCGGATCCTCCTCCGGATTCGCTGTGAGAGCGGGACCTACGTCAGGAAGCTGTGTCACGACCTCGGGCTCGCGCTCGGCACCGGCGGCCACATGGGCGACCTCCGGCGGACCTCGACGACGCCGTTCGACGACACGAAACTCGTGAGCCTCCACGACCTCGCCGACGCGCTCGCGTTCGCCGACGACGGCGACCCGGAACCCCTCTCCGACGTCGTCAGACCGGCCGAACGCGCGCTCACCCACCTCCCGCGGGTGACGATCGCCGACAGCGCCGCCCGAGAGGTCGCCGAGGGCGCGCCGGTCTACGCGCCCGGCGTGCTGGACGTCGAGAACACCGATCCCGAGACCGTCGACCCCAAGGACGACGAACCGCTGGTCGCCTGCTACACCCCCGACGGGGCGGCGGTCTGCCTCGGACGGTTCGTCGGCGATCCCGATGCCGACTCGGGGACCGTCGTCGACCTCGAACGGGTACTGGTTTGA
- a CDS encoding MazG nucleotide pyrophosphohydrolase domain-containing protein: MDEQGEVAAFVDRHGIETSLEFRLLTMVEEIGEMAEDAVETTGYGERPEEIGITEEELGDTMFTLLQIANAADIDAGEALAESLEKYDQRIDETGNPSSE; the protein is encoded by the coding sequence ATGGACGAACAGGGAGAGGTAGCGGCGTTCGTTGACAGACACGGGATTGAGACGAGTCTGGAGTTCCGGTTGCTGACCATGGTCGAGGAGATCGGGGAGATGGCCGAGGACGCTGTCGAGACGACGGGGTACGGGGAACGGCCGGAGGAGATAGGGATAACCGAGGAGGAACTCGGCGACACCATGTTTACCCTGTTGCAGATCGCGAACGCCGCCGATATCGACGCCGGCGAGGCGCTCGCAGAGAGCCTGGAGAAGTACGACCAGCGGATCGACGAGACGGGGAACCCCTCGTCGGAGTGA
- a CDS encoding mechanosensitive ion channel family protein has protein sequence MYSTVLQQGLPRTPQQFVNQYGDAVVSAATTVVLFVVAFVVIYPVAKFVLTRATKRALDVRGFDGTVVGLGGRIAGALALFAALALAATIAGFGTVLAAFATLAGALALALGFAAQDLIGNFVAGVFILRDKPFRTGDWIEWPSGDGTKSGVVQEIRLRVTKLETFDNELITVPNSELADNAVTNPVANDRLRVPFTFGIGYDDDIEQAKEIIVQEAATVGNIKGEPEPDVILTELGDSAVGLTARAHIDDPSRGKYVHTLSAWVQAVKERFDDEGIDMPYPYTELTGGVEIEDSSEARATSADD, from the coding sequence ATGTATTCGACGGTCCTCCAGCAGGGTCTCCCGAGGACGCCCCAGCAGTTCGTGAACCAGTACGGCGACGCGGTCGTGAGCGCCGCGACCACGGTCGTGCTGTTCGTCGTGGCGTTCGTCGTCATCTACCCGGTCGCCAAGTTCGTCTTGACCAGGGCGACGAAACGCGCGCTCGACGTTCGCGGGTTCGACGGGACGGTCGTTGGGCTCGGCGGTCGGATCGCGGGGGCGCTCGCGCTGTTCGCCGCGCTCGCGCTCGCGGCGACGATCGCGGGTTTTGGCACCGTGCTCGCGGCCTTCGCGACCCTGGCGGGCGCGCTCGCGCTGGCGCTCGGGTTCGCCGCCCAGGACCTCATCGGCAACTTCGTCGCGGGCGTGTTCATCCTCCGCGACAAGCCGTTCCGGACGGGCGATTGGATCGAGTGGCCCTCGGGCGACGGCACGAAATCGGGTGTCGTCCAGGAGATCCGGCTCCGCGTCACCAAACTCGAGACCTTCGACAACGAACTCATCACGGTGCCAAACTCCGAACTCGCCGACAACGCCGTCACCAACCCCGTCGCCAACGACCGGCTTCGGGTCCCCTTCACCTTCGGGATCGGCTACGACGACGACATCGAACAGGCGAAGGAGATCATCGTCCAGGAGGCCGCCACGGTCGGGAACATCAAGGGTGAACCCGAACCCGACGTGATCCTCACCGAACTCGGCGATTCGGCGGTGGGGCTGACCGCGCGCGCTCACATCGACGACCCCTCGCGCGGCAAGTACGTCCACACGCTCTCGGCCTGGGTCCAGGCCGTGAAGGAGCGCTTCGACGACGAAGGCATCGACATGCCCTACCCCTACACCGAGCTCACCGGCGGGGTCGAGATCGAGGACTCGTCCGAAGCGAGAGCCACGAGTGCCGACGACTGA
- a CDS encoding DUF5615 family PIN-like protein: protein MTVRFFADEHVPSAVTATLRSNGYTVITAQERYGRESVDEALLEECAHDGLVVLTNDRDFIELDDEIEHAGIVVYTTPNPNPSEFAVAIERVERFFAADELANQLVWLENWL from the coding sequence GTGACGGTTCGGTTTTTCGCGGACGAGCACGTACCGAGCGCCGTCACGGCGACGCTCCGTTCGAACGGGTACACCGTCATTACTGCCCAAGAGCGCTACGGTCGGGAATCGGTCGACGAAGCCTTGCTCGAAGAGTGCGCGCATGACGGTCTCGTCGTCCTGACGAACGACCGCGATTTCATCGAACTCGATGACGAGATCGAGCACGCAGGAATCGTCGTCTACACCACGCCGAACCCGAATCCGAGCGAGTTCGCCGTCGCGATCGAGCGCGTCGAACGGTTCTTCGCGGCTGACGAACTGGCGAACCAGCTAGTGTGGCTCGAAAACTGGTTGTGA